A part of Thiohalorhabdus sp. Cl-TMA genomic DNA contains:
- the arsC gene encoding arsenate reductase (glutaredoxin) (This arsenate reductase requires both glutathione and glutaredoxin to convert arsenate to arsenite, after which the efflux transporter formed by ArsA and ArsB can extrude the arsenite from the cell, providing resistance.), translating to MSDITIYHNPRCSKSRQTLDLLKEEGLDPVVIDYQKTPPAAEELDRICTMLDKGPLEVTRTQEKLFKELGLSKQDERSRAEWLRLLTENPKLIERPIVVNGDRAAIGRPPENVRAIL from the coding sequence ATGTCGGACATAACCATCTACCACAATCCCCGTTGCTCCAAGAGCCGCCAGACCCTGGACCTGCTCAAGGAGGAGGGCCTGGACCCGGTGGTGATCGACTACCAGAAGACGCCCCCCGCGGCGGAGGAGCTGGACCGCATCTGCACCATGCTGGACAAGGGTCCCCTGGAGGTTACCCGGACCCAGGAAAAGCTGTTCAAGGAGCTGGGATTGTCCAAGCAGGACGAGCGGAGCCGGGCCGAATGGCTGCGGCTGCTCACCGAGAACCCCAAGCTCATCGAGCGGCCCATCGTGGTCAACGGCGATCGCGCGGCCATCGGCCGGCCTCCGGAGAATGTGCGCGCCATCCTATAG
- the gpmA gene encoding 2,3-diphosphoglycerate-dependent phosphoglycerate mutase, producing MPYLALIRHGESQWNLENRFTGWTDVDLSEKGVQQSREAGRRLHGSGYTFDTAFTSYLRRAIRTLWIVQDHMDQMWIPEFKDWRLNERHYGALQGEDKAAFQEIYGKEQVHQWRRSYAVRPPQLEPDDPRHARFEPKYRGLEPGEIPAAESLADTVHRVLPCWREQLQPRLRAGSDLVVAAHGNSLRGLVKYLEGIADDAIPHLDIPLAVPRIYEFGDDGAIRRCFYLREEGEEEL from the coding sequence ATGCCCTACCTCGCCCTTATCCGGCACGGCGAGAGCCAGTGGAACCTGGAAAACCGGTTCACCGGCTGGACGGACGTGGACCTTTCGGAAAAGGGAGTGCAGCAGTCCCGGGAAGCCGGTCGGCGGCTGCATGGATCCGGATACACCTTCGACACCGCCTTCACCTCCTACCTGCGCCGGGCCATCCGCACCCTGTGGATCGTTCAGGACCACATGGACCAGATGTGGATCCCGGAATTCAAGGACTGGCGGCTCAACGAGCGCCACTACGGCGCCCTGCAGGGGGAGGACAAGGCTGCCTTCCAGGAGATCTACGGCAAGGAGCAGGTGCACCAGTGGCGGCGCTCCTATGCGGTCCGCCCGCCCCAGCTCGAGCCCGACGATCCCCGCCATGCGCGCTTCGAGCCCAAATACCGCGGCCTGGAGCCCGGGGAGATTCCCGCTGCGGAATCCCTGGCCGACACCGTACACCGGGTGCTGCCGTGCTGGCGCGAGCAGCTCCAGCCCCGTCTGCGCGCGGGCTCGGATCTGGTGGTGGCCGCGCACGGCAACAGCCTGCGCGGTCTGGTGAAGTACCTGGAGGGGATCGCCGACGACGCCATCCCCCATCTCGACATCCCGCTGGCCGTGCCGCGGATCTACGAATTCGGCGACGACGGCGCCATTCGCCGCTGCTTTTACCTGCGTGAGGAAGGCGAGGAGGAGCTTTGA